Sequence from the Candidatus Schekmanbacteria bacterium genome:
AAATCCTCCTAAAATCACAGGTATATAGTAAAAAATACTTCCACTTCTCTCATGGACATTTGTGAAATACCTCATAACATTTTCATAAATAAGATTATCATAGAGGAAACCGGGAGTTTTTATTGTTGAAATTACATACCATGGCAAAACCACCAATAGAAAAAGTAGAATATTTATAGGACGCAGCAGGTCTCTTATTTTGCTGAAATCTCTGAAGGCGAGAATATATGAAAGAATTACCAGCGATGGGACAATTATACCTAAAGGTCCCTTTGACATAAAAGCAAGGCCGCTGAAGATGAAAAGTAGATATTTAAAGATTTCGTACTTTGATGATAATTTTAGGGAAAATATAAAAAATGATAAAATCGCTGCAGTAATAAAGAAGGTTAAAATCATATCTGTAACTATAGCACGAGAAAGAGCTATGAATTCCAAACTTGTGAGTAGAATCAAGGCTGAAAATATTCCTGATTCAAAGCAAAAGAGTCTAGTCCCTGCAAATAAAACGAATAATACACAACCTGTCCCGAATAGAGCAGAGACATATCTGGGAGCATAATCCTTATTGGGAAAAAGTTTGTAAGATATTACAGAGAGCCAGAAGTAGAGAGGCGGTTTCTTGTTATAGTTTTCGTAGTTTAAAGTAGGTGTTATATAATCACCCCTTTCTATCATTTCTCTTGCAATTTCAGCATATCTTCCTTCATCAGGATCCCACAAATCTCTCTTTGAAAGTCCGTAAAAGAAGAGGAAATAAACTAATATTACTATAAGAAAAATTAATACTATATTCTTTTTATCCATTTGCATTTGATTTTTATCGTTTGAGTTTTAAATGCCTTTTTTTAGTTAAAAAGCATTTTTCAGTCAATCTAAACTTGGATCTCTTATGCATATTTATATGGATTATTTCAACACCATTATGAAATAGAAAGTTTAAAATCAGTGGTCAGATTCTTTGAGCATTTCCTGTTCTTTGACGGCTTTTTTCCATAAAATCAAAATTAGGAAGGCAACAACCAAATCTGCAGTACCAGTTAACACAAATGGAGATGAGTGTGAAATTTTATCAAAGAGAAATCCTCCAATTTGTAGAAAGAAGATAATTCCCATAGCTGCAATAGTGTGATATCCTCCCAAAACAGAGCCTATCATATCTCGAGGAGCTACATCAGAAGTTAAAGTAGTTGCACCAACACTGCATCCATTGAATCCAATTCCAAACAAAATAACACAGATTTTCATCCATATGGAGAAGGGATTATCAATAAAAAATATCAAAACATATCCCAATCCTGAAAAAAATGCGCCAAATAATAAAATCTGAAGGCGGCCAACTTTATCTGCAAGATAGCCCCAAAGAGGATAAAGAAGAAGACCAATTATGCTTGCTATTCCAACAGTTATGCCGCCTTGGGCCATTGCTTCAAAAGGTGTTTTCCCATACTCCGCTGCTACTTTGTTTACCCAAACCATTACAAATGTTGCGAGTATGATTGAATCAGATCTTGCGGCAAAAGCAACTGCGTAGGTTATTTTCAAACAACTGCTCTTTTTGAATATTTTTAACACTCGCTTCCACTGAATTTTTTCACGCTCTTTTACTTGGACCATATCAACAAGTGTTTTACTCGATACTATTGAGGAAAGGATGCCAATTACTGCAATTAAAATAAAGACATTATATAAACCTATGATTTTTGGCAGTTGCGCAATTACTATGAAGCAAAATAAAGACGCAAAGGTAAACATAAACCCTAAAATTGCCATTGCTTTGCCCCGTCCTTCGACATATGTGTAATCTGTTAACATATTTTGGACCTGTGGCCACACAAAAAGGAGAGATGCACCAAGAAGGAAACGAAAAAAATATACTAAGAATATAGGTTTTGATAGCCCTATATAACCTGATATGATATGAGAGGAGCCATATAGGAGGGTAAAAATTCCTGTCAAAAAGAAGCCTGCAACGAGTAGCGGTTTTCTGCCTTTTTTATCCGAAAGAAGCCCTACTGAGCCTATGAAGCAGATTATTGTCACTTCAACGATAACGGATAAAGATGCATTTATTGCGCCTGCGTTTTCTTTGTTTATCTTGATTATTTCCTGAAGGTATGTTGGAGTAAACAAAGTGGGGGAAATATTCATTAGCATTGCAAAGAAACACATTAGATAGAGGACAATGACATTGAATTTAGTAATGCCCTCTCTAAATTTGATTCCGAGAAGAACGATA
This genomic interval carries:
- a CDS encoding glycosyltransferase family 39 protein, with translation MDKKNIVLIFLIVILVYFLFFYGLSKRDLWDPDEGRYAEIAREMIERGDYITPTLNYENYNKKPPLYFWLSVISYKLFPNKDYAPRYVSALFGTGCVLFVLFAGTRLFCFESGIFSALILLTSLEFIALSRAIVTDMILTFFITAAILSFFIFSLKLSSKYEIFKYLLFIFSGLAFMSKGPLGIIVPSLVILSYILAFRDFSKIRDLLRPINILLFLLVVLPWYVISTIKTPGFLYDNLIYENVMRYFTNVHERSGSIFYYIPVILGGF
- a CDS encoding MFS transporter, which translates into the protein MCFFAMLMNISPTLFTPTYLQEIIKINKENAGAINASLSVIVEVTIICFIGSVGLLSDKKGRKPLLVAGFFLTGIFTLLYGSSHIISGYIGLSKPIFLVYFFRFLLGASLLFVWPQVQNMLTDYTYVEGRGKAMAILGFMFTFASLFCFIVIAQLPKIIGLYNVFILIAVIGILSSIVSSKTLVDMVQVKEREKIQWKRVLKIFKKSSCLKITYAVAFAARSDSIILATFVMVWVNKVAAEYGKTPFEAMAQGGITVGIASIIGLLLYPLWGYLADKVGRLQILLFGAFFSGLGYVLIFFIDNPFSIWMKICVILFGIGFNGCSVGATTLTSDVAPRDMIGSVLGGYHTIAAMGIIFFLQIGGFLFDKISHSSPFVLTGTADLVVAFLILILWKKAVKEQEMLKESDH